One genomic window of Meiothermus cerbereus DSM 11376 includes the following:
- a CDS encoding carbohydrate ABC transporter permease yields MKRLSTFLVYALLILGSLVMFFPFVWMFLTSLKPFAEIFELKVWPQAPTLDNYREVLFKTQFPRWFLNSLIVALITTFSVLLFDSLVGYTLAKLRFPGRGLVFVLILSTLMVPTEMLIIPWYVMSTQYGWSNTYWGLLFPGLISAFGVFLMRQFFQTLPTDLLDAGRIDGLSEFGVFWRIAFPLVRPALAALGIFTFLGNWNAFLWPLIVVQTADMRTIPVGVALFSSEAGTAWNLIMAASSLAVLPVLLVFLFFQRQIIEGVVLTGVKG; encoded by the coding sequence ATGAAGCGCCTATCTACGTTCCTCGTCTACGCGCTCCTGATTCTGGGCAGCCTGGTGATGTTTTTTCCCTTTGTGTGGATGTTCCTGACCTCCCTCAAGCCTTTTGCCGAAATTTTCGAGCTCAAGGTCTGGCCCCAGGCCCCCACCCTGGACAACTACCGCGAGGTGCTCTTCAAAACCCAGTTTCCCCGTTGGTTCCTAAACAGCCTGATTGTGGCCCTCATCACCACTTTTTCGGTGTTGTTGTTCGATTCGCTGGTGGGCTACACCCTGGCCAAGCTGCGTTTTCCCGGACGGGGGCTGGTATTTGTGCTGATCCTTTCGACCCTGATGGTGCCCACCGAGATGCTCATTATCCCCTGGTATGTGATGAGCACCCAGTACGGCTGGAGCAACACCTACTGGGGCTTGCTGTTTCCCGGCCTCATCAGTGCCTTTGGGGTGTTTTTGATGCGGCAGTTTTTCCAGACCCTGCCCACCGACCTGCTGGACGCCGGGCGAATTGATGGGCTGAGTGAGTTTGGGGTGTTCTGGCGCATTGCCTTTCCCCTGGTGCGCCCGGCCCTGGCGGCTTTGGGTATCTTTACCTTCCTGGGCAACTGGAACGCCTTTTTGTGGCCCCTGATTGTGGTACAGACCGCCGATATGCGCACCATCCCGGTGGGGGTGGCGCTGTTCTCGAGCGAGGCCGGCACCGCCTGGAACCTGATCATGGCCGCCAGCAGCCTGGCAGTGCTGCCGGTGCTGCTGGTCTTCTTGTTCTTCCAGCGTCAGATTATCGAAGGCGTAGTACTGACGGGGGTCAAGGGCTAG
- a CDS encoding glycoside hydrolase family 125 protein, whose product MELMTPAPILDTPPAHLPTGNLEVHVEASPQAPTISRMGVASLGLNGLLDWVGAPLLEVSGQGWQVSRLSDWIPIWENAQLTVTLLAPYGERGLALRLEPKQNGPLQVAGNLEYLGLRRFREERLEAAFRTGHDAWTGSYVLEARSERTLLALGLQADPPPTRIDWGPQFVLEWAHGPVTLYLGLAPEADGARTTALHLRRVGWEGLLRKTLHKLALLTTNYTGPLYEVYRRHLIFSYFYAQADTLEGEPVLLTSRSPHYYVSGAYWARDALLWFFPALLKADRKRAREVLKAAFRRQARWPGEHAQYLAGPPLYPGFELDQAAAYPLALARYLEATGPNPELVSELRAPLEGVLARVAEEKHPSLPLYRTFLSPTDDPVQEPYLTYDNALWAVALERLSPFWQGGEALKLEARAIRETLYRQAERNGRFVFSFEPGGAHTFSDEPAGSLLLLPHLGFCSRQDPIWQATALWILGNDNPHHYKGRFPGEGSAHFPFPSGFGLANRILSGLLRPAGDALMVLEQAPLDQGYAPESFDPETGQARTGVGFAALAGFIAYALAAGSRLNPA is encoded by the coding sequence ATGGAACTCATGACCCCCGCCCCCATCCTGGACACCCCCCCCGCGCACCTGCCCACTGGCAACCTCGAGGTGCACGTAGAAGCCAGCCCCCAAGCCCCCACCATCTCGCGCATGGGGGTGGCCTCGCTGGGGCTCAATGGCCTGCTGGACTGGGTGGGGGCGCCTTTGCTGGAGGTGTCCGGCCAGGGCTGGCAGGTTTCGCGCCTGTCGGACTGGATTCCCATCTGGGAGAACGCCCAGCTCACGGTGACGCTCTTAGCCCCCTACGGCGAGCGGGGGCTGGCGCTCAGGCTGGAGCCCAAGCAAAACGGCCCCCTGCAGGTAGCGGGCAACCTGGAGTACCTGGGTCTTAGGCGTTTTAGGGAAGAGAGGCTCGAGGCCGCTTTCCGCACCGGGCACGATGCCTGGACTGGCAGCTATGTGCTGGAAGCCCGCAGCGAGCGCACCCTGCTGGCGTTGGGCTTACAGGCCGACCCTCCCCCCACCCGAATAGATTGGGGCCCCCAGTTCGTGCTCGAGTGGGCGCATGGCCCGGTCACGCTCTACCTGGGCCTGGCCCCCGAGGCCGACGGGGCCCGCACCACCGCCCTGCACCTGCGGCGCGTGGGCTGGGAGGGCCTGCTGCGCAAGACCCTGCACAAGCTGGCCCTTCTGACCACCAACTACACGGGCCCCCTCTACGAGGTCTACCGGCGGCATCTGATTTTCAGCTACTTCTACGCCCAGGCCGACACCCTCGAGGGCGAGCCGGTGCTGCTGACCTCCCGTAGCCCCCACTACTACGTCTCGGGGGCCTACTGGGCCCGCGACGCGCTCTTGTGGTTTTTCCCGGCCCTGCTCAAGGCCGACCGCAAGCGGGCCCGGGAGGTGCTCAAAGCGGCTTTCCGCCGCCAGGCCCGCTGGCCGGGCGAGCACGCCCAGTACCTGGCTGGGCCGCCCCTGTACCCCGGTTTTGAGCTCGACCAGGCTGCGGCCTATCCGCTGGCGCTGGCCCGGTATTTGGAGGCCACCGGCCCCAACCCCGAGCTGGTGAGCGAGCTGCGCGCGCCGCTGGAGGGGGTGCTGGCGCGGGTGGCCGAGGAAAAACACCCCTCGCTGCCCCTCTACCGCACCTTCCTCTCCCCCACCGACGACCCGGTGCAGGAGCCCTACCTGACCTACGACAACGCCCTGTGGGCGGTGGCCCTCGAGCGCCTCTCGCCCTTCTGGCAGGGCGGCGAGGCACTGAAGCTCGAGGCCCGGGCCATCCGCGAGACCCTCTACCGCCAGGCCGAGCGCAACGGGCGGTTTGTCTTTAGCTTCGAGCCGGGGGGCGCCCATACTTTCTCCGACGAGCCCGCGGGCAGCCTGCTGCTGCTCCCCCACCTGGGCTTTTGCAGCCGCCAAGACCCCATCTGGCAGGCCACCGCGCTCTGGATTCTGGGCAACGACAACCCCCACCACTACAAAGGGCGCTTTCCCGGCGAGGGCTCGGCCCACTTTCCCTTCCCCTCGGGCTTTGGACTGGCCAACCGGATTCTCTCGGGGCTCTTGCGCCCTGCGGGGGACGCGCTGATGGTGCTCGAGCAGGCCCCCCTCGACCAGGGCTACGCCCCTGAGTCCTTCGACCCCGAAACCGGCCAGGCCCGCACCGGGGTGGGGTTTGCCGCGCTGGCGGGCTTCATCGCCTACGCGCTTGCGGCGGGCAGTCGCTTGAACCCCGCCTGA